A region of Candidatus Campbellbacteria bacterium DNA encodes the following proteins:
- the rpsS gene encoding 30S ribosomal protein S19: protein MARSIKKGPHIDFKLMKKIDGKTPEQVGDIKTWARASQISPKMIGFTFLVHNGKTFIKVFVTEEMVGHRLGEFSPTKRFVKHGGKIQKELDQKRKEAEITAAKAARETSAAKK, encoded by the coding sequence ATGGCAAGATCAATCAAAAAAGGTCCACACATAGACTTTAAATTAATGAAGAAAATAGACGGCAAAACACCCGAGCAAGTCGGTGATATAAAGACATGGGCAAGGGCAAGCCAGATATCACCCAAGATGATTGGTTTTACTTTTCTTGTCCACAACGGAAAGACATTTATAAAAGTATTTGTCACAGAAGAAATGGTCGGACACCGTCTCGGAGAATTTTCGCCGACAAAGAGGTTTGTAAAACACGGAGGAAAAATACAGAAAGAACTTGATCAGAAGAGAAAGGAAGCAGAGATAACTGCAGCAAAAGCAGCGAGGGAAACATCTGCGGCTAAAAAATAA
- the rplV gene encoding 50S ribosomal protein L22: MKANLKNYRQSPRKARLVANTVKGKNVSHACAILSFLNKRAAHPIKNLILSASQNAKEKNKEIGDKDLIIKSIRVDDGIILKRGRAGSRGTGKPIKKRTSNISIELEKKKV, from the coding sequence ATGAAAGCGAATTTGAAAAATTACAGGCAGTCGCCAAGAAAGGCAAGGTTGGTCGCAAACACTGTTAAAGGAAAAAATGTTTCTCATGCGTGTGCGATTCTCTCCTTCTTAAACAAAAGGGCAGCGCACCCAATAAAGAATTTAATTCTTTCAGCATCACAGAACGCAAAAGAAAAAAATAAAGAAATTGGAGACAAGGACTTAATAATTAAAAGTATAAGAGTTGATGACGGTATCATCCTAAAAAGAGGGCGTGCTGGTAGTCGCGGAACAGGAAAACCCATCAAAAAAAGAACAAGCAATATATCCATTGAGCTTGAAAAGAAAAAAGTATGA
- the rpsC gene encoding 30S ribosomal protein S3, with protein MTHNVHPYIHRLGIIKDWKSSWFINDAKKYREALRCDHVIRKFLEKRLKGMLVDDVFIEHKRKAIAITIKTARPGLLIGKSGAGIETLKKEIEKVVKKAKVEYQEIVLHIEEIKFIEPHAALVAETIVAGLEKRMQFRRLLKQTAEKVMANSAVKGVRIVLSGRLGGAEIARSEHIRKGRVPLQTFRSDIDYAHKPAVLSYGTIGVKVWVYRGDVYAKKNKEYN; from the coding sequence ATGACACACAATGTTCACCCATACATACACCGTTTAGGAATAATAAAAGACTGGAAATCTTCCTGGTTTATTAATGATGCCAAAAAATACAGAGAAGCACTCCGTTGCGACCATGTAATCCGCAAGTTTTTAGAGAAACGCCTTAAAGGCATGTTGGTTGATGATGTTTTCATAGAGCATAAAAGAAAAGCAATAGCGATAACCATAAAAACAGCACGACCAGGACTACTCATAGGAAAATCAGGGGCAGGCATAGAAACCCTTAAAAAAGAAATTGAAAAAGTTGTAAAAAAAGCAAAAGTAGAATATCAGGAAATCGTATTACACATTGAAGAAATAAAATTCATAGAACCACACGCAGCACTTGTCGCAGAAACAATAGTCGCAGGTCTTGAGAAAAGAATGCAGTTCCGCCGTCTACTAAAGCAGACAGCAGAAAAGGTGATGGCAAACAGCGCAGTAAAAGGAGTAAGAATAGTTCTCTCAGGCAGGTTGGGTGGCGCAGAGATCGCAAGGTCGGAACACATAAGAAAAGGAAGAGTTCCCTTGCAGACATTTCGTTCTGATATTGACTACGCACACAAACCAGCAGTTTTGTCTTATGGAACAATCGGCGTGAAAGTTTGGGTGTACAGAGGAGATGTGTATGCAAAAAAGAACAAAGAATATAATTAA
- the rplP gene encoding 50S ribosomal protein L16 has translation MLIPSKVKYRKVQKKRTNKNKTHTETRGTKVSFGSYGLKSLAEGKLKSNQIEAARRCIVRSAGKTAKFWIRVFPDRPFTKKPSEVKMGKGKGDVEGFEFKVMPGRVIFELDNVSKEIATLALNKAGSKLPVKTKVVSRE, from the coding sequence ATGTTAATACCTTCAAAAGTAAAATATCGCAAAGTTCAAAAGAAGCGAACAAACAAAAACAAAACACACACGGAAACGCGTGGGACAAAAGTTTCTTTTGGATCTTATGGATTGAAATCGCTTGCAGAAGGAAAATTGAAATCCAACCAGATTGAAGCAGCACGAAGGTGCATCGTCCGTTCAGCAGGAAAAACCGCTAAATTTTGGATACGAGTGTTCCCAGACAGACCTTTTACTAAAAAGCCATCAGAGGTTAAAATGGGTAAGGGCAAGGGTGATGTTGAGGGCTTTGAGTTCAAGGTCATGCCAGGCAGAGTCATATTTGAGCTGGACAACGTATCAAAAGAAATAGCGACATTGGCACTCAACAAGGCAGGTAGCAAATTGCCTGTAAAGACAAAAGTAGTATCACGAGAATAA
- the rpmC gene encoding 50S ribosomal protein L29 yields the protein MDIKDLKIKSKAEIIEELKKLQDSLQSERFGGSGVSDVKKTHMRKQLRRDIARIKTLLASRS from the coding sequence ATGGATATAAAAGATTTGAAAATAAAGAGCAAGGCAGAAATAATAGAAGAGTTAAAAAAACTCCAAGATAGTTTGCAGTCCGAACGGTTTGGAGGCAGTGGTGTAAGTGATGTCAAAAAAACACATATGAGAAAACAACTGCGCCGAGATATCGCAAGGATAAAAACACTCTTAGCATCACGATCTTAA
- the rpsQ gene encoding 30S ribosomal protein S17 translates to MEKTSETKTQSRKKQLKGVVVSDKMKDTAVVQVVRFVKHPRYGKYVKRIKKYSSHNTIGAKEGDTVIIRETKPISKRKSFEITSIK, encoded by the coding sequence ATGGAAAAAACATCAGAAACAAAAACACAAAGCAGAAAAAAACAACTCAAAGGAGTTGTCGTGTCTGACAAGATGAAAGACACGGCAGTTGTTCAAGTTGTGCGATTTGTGAAACACCCACGATACGGAAAGTATGTAAAGAGAATAAAAAAATACAGCTCACACAACACAATAGGCGCAAAGGAAGGCGACACAGTGATAATAAGAGAAACAAAACCAATCTCTAAAAGAAAATCATTTGAGATAACCTCAATAAAATAA
- the rplN gene encoding 50S ribosomal protein L14 has product MIQPQTLVKIADNSGAKIGRVFKVLGGSRKRYARIGDKVVLSVQTAEPKKLAQSAKKKDVFHAVIVRQVAPYRRKDGSYIRFDENAAVLIEKGKYEPRGNRIFGPVPRELSSLGYQKIVSLANEVI; this is encoded by the coding sequence ATGATACAGCCACAAACACTCGTAAAAATAGCAGACAACTCAGGCGCAAAAATAGGGCGCGTTTTCAAAGTGCTTGGTGGCTCAAGAAAAAGATATGCACGCATAGGCGACAAAGTTGTTTTATCCGTCCAAACCGCAGAACCAAAGAAATTGGCTCAAAGCGCAAAGAAAAAAGATGTATTTCATGCGGTAATAGTCCGTCAAGTTGCGCCATACAGAAGGAAAGACGGATCATACATCCGTTTTGATGAAAACGCTGCCGTCCTTATTGAAAAAGGAAAATACGAACCGCGAGGAAATCGTATTTTTGGCCCAGTCCCCCGCGAGCTATCATCATTGGGTTATCAAAAAATCGTATCTCTCGCAAATGAAGTAATATGA
- the rplX gene encoding 50S ribosomal protein L24, giving the protein MKIKKGDKIIVIKGKDKGKTGEVIKSIPSKLSVVVKGVCVRTVHQRARQKGEKGALVKKEMPINISNVSLFDSKTKKPTKTKWEVKDNKKIRVPRKSDVKI; this is encoded by the coding sequence ATGAAAATAAAAAAAGGAGACAAAATAATAGTAATAAAAGGTAAAGACAAGGGAAAAACTGGAGAAGTTATAAAATCAATCCCAAGCAAGTTATCCGTGGTTGTAAAAGGTGTGTGTGTAAGAACAGTCCATCAGCGAGCACGACAAAAAGGCGAAAAAGGAGCACTTGTAAAAAAAGAAATGCCAATAAACATTTCAAATGTATCACTCTTTGACTCAAAAACAAAAAAGCCAACAAAGACAAAATGGGAAGTCAAAGACAACAAAAAAATCCGCGTCCCAAGAAAAAGTGATGTAAAAATTTAA
- the rplE gene encoding 50S ribosomal protein L5, with the protein MNTINQKLKESFKAIGKQRNLKNPMQAFKLEKIVISAGVGRVKDKSRIELIQDRLAKITGYKPVPCAAKKSIASFKLRQGDIIGYKVTLRGKAMEDFLEKFINITLPRSRDFRGITPKGIDKAGNLTIGIQEHIIFPETSNEEAKDIFGLAVTLVTNTTNHEDTKAFLTYLGIPFKKDTA; encoded by the coding sequence ATGAATACAATAAATCAAAAACTAAAAGAATCTTTCAAGGCAATAGGGAAACAGAGAAATCTGAAAAACCCAATGCAAGCCTTCAAACTGGAGAAAATAGTCATCTCTGCAGGTGTTGGTCGTGTGAAAGACAAGTCACGCATAGAACTCATACAAGACCGCCTCGCAAAAATAACAGGATACAAACCAGTTCCGTGTGCCGCAAAAAAATCAATCGCATCTTTCAAACTCCGCCAAGGCGACATAATAGGATACAAAGTAACACTAAGAGGAAAAGCAATGGAAGACTTTCTTGAGAAATTTATAAACATAACACTCCCACGAAGCCGTGACTTTCGCGGAATAACCCCAAAAGGCATTGACAAAGCAGGCAACCTCACAATAGGGATACAAGAGCACATAATCTTCCCAGAAACCTCAAACGAAGAAGCAAAAGACATATTCGGACTCGCAGTAACACTTGTTACAAACACAACAAACCACGAAGACACAAAAGCATTCCTAACCTACCTCGGCATCCCCTTTAAGAAAGACACTGCCTAA
- the murB gene encoding UDP-N-acetylmuramate dehydrogenase — MAISLKEINAFKTEETTQEIIEISTENELKDAVTKHPDHIVLGKGTNTLFVKNIFIPVLINEFKGIKIQEEDKESITYIIGGGEIWTDVVDKMCEKNLWGLEYLSGIPGSAGAGVVKNIGAYGSELSDICKAVNVYDKEKQAFREIKSKDCKFGYRTSIFEKMPNQYIITDIVITIQKQNKNAEQQFLINTRNRGVGTPKAYTPIEISKEITKTRNRKLPSPETSPNAGSFFKNPILNEKESENILQKHKKLKHWKTDEGTKFSAGELIELCGMKGYKEKTGAGISEKHALVIINNGTKRGNDIYSLSQKIQKEVSKKFKINLEPEVSIHKG, encoded by the coding sequence ATGGCTATCTCACTGAAAGAAATAAATGCATTCAAGACAGAAGAAACAACACAGGAAATTATAGAAATAAGCACTGAAAATGAATTAAAGGACGCCGTAACAAAACACCCAGACCACATAGTTTTGGGAAAGGGAACAAATACACTTTTTGTAAAAAACATATTCATCCCTGTTTTAATAAACGAGTTTAAGGGAATAAAGATACAGGAAGAAGACAAAGAATCAATAACATATATCATCGGAGGAGGGGAAATATGGACAGATGTTGTAGACAAAATGTGTGAGAAAAATCTTTGGGGATTGGAATATTTATCAGGAATACCAGGAAGTGCAGGCGCAGGAGTTGTAAAAAACATAGGGGCATATGGATCAGAACTCTCTGACATATGTAAAGCAGTAAATGTATATGATAAAGAAAAACAAGCATTCAGAGAAATAAAATCAAAAGATTGTAAATTTGGCTACAGAACCAGCATATTTGAGAAGATGCCAAACCAATACATCATAACAGATATTGTAATTACGATACAGAAACAAAACAAAAACGCAGAACAACAATTCCTCATCAACACGAGAAACAGAGGTGTGGGTACTCCAAAAGCATATACGCCAATAGAAATATCAAAAGAGATAACAAAAACAAGAAACAGAAAACTTCCATCCCCAGAAACAAGTCCAAACGCAGGAAGTTTTTTCAAAAATCCGATACTGAACGAAAAAGAGTCAGAAAATATATTACAAAAACATAAAAAATTAAAACACTGGAAAACAGACGAGGGAACAAAATTTTCTGCAGGGGAGTTGATAGAATTGTGTGGAATGAAGGGCTATAAAGAAAAAACAGGAGCAGGAATATCAGAAAAACACGCATTAGTAATAATAAATAATGGAACAAAAAGGGGAAATGACATTTACTCCCTATCACAAAAAATACAAAAAGAAGTAAGCAAAAAATTTAAAATAAACCTTGAGCCAGAAGTATCAATACACAAAGGTTGA
- a CDS encoding Fic family protein: MDTSLNDSQKNNIKFLTEKILLGLYEAEYEKEYLTSIFGEFLPTEKEKWVKEMASIMSTVETRSNFCNMSLDEAVARVMFCIIKGHKLVDGNKRSSILCMVGLYALNLYVSDKGVGNKERFTFDPESLYHKVKEIAALDSQTIDDEKVIVDLTEFLKTKK, encoded by the coding sequence ATGGACACATCATTGAACGACTCTCAAAAGAATAATATCAAGTTTCTTACAGAAAAAATTTTATTGGGTTTGTATGAAGCAGAATATGAAAAGGAGTATCTAACCTCCATATTCGGTGAATTTTTGCCAACTGAAAAAGAAAAATGGGTAAAAGAAATGGCTTCTATAATGTCAACCGTAGAAACAAGAAGCAATTTTTGCAATATGTCTTTAGATGAGGCAGTCGCTCGTGTCATGTTTTGCATAATAAAAGGACACAAACTTGTTGATGGAAACAAGCGATCTTCCATTTTGTGCATGGTGGGTCTGTATGCCCTAAACTTATATGTTTCAGATAAAGGTGTCGGCAACAAAGAGAGATTTACATTTGATCCAGAATCCTTGTATCACAAGGTCAAGGAAATCGCTGCGCTTGACTCCCAAACAATAGATGACGAAAAAGTTATAGTTGATTTAACCGAGTTTCTAAAAACAAAAAAATAG